One window of Strigops habroptila isolate Jane chromosome Z, bStrHab1.2.pri, whole genome shotgun sequence genomic DNA carries:
- the CER1 gene encoding cerberus, translating to MSLLLFQLLVLSCLGATEPDRESPQKKSRRTFQHLLYLDKKLLQSQNSHELAGANPVGVEETLGEPSFFVAIPQTSSKNEKQEEKKKSRFVLPNTKLHVEQGLRTWAAPREISSLENFSPSPFSSKREVEPSYRRDAKKFWDHFMLKKNSASEEVVLPIKTNEMHQENCRTLPFSQGVTHESCEKVMVQNNLCFGKCSSFHVPGSEDHLYMFCSHCLPSKFSMKRLDLNCTGSVPVVKEVMIVEECKCETQKIKGPAFGSLPSDLHANVHQHN from the exons ATGtcactgcttctctttcagctgTTGGTGCTCTCATGTCTTGGAGCCACAGAGCCAGACAGAGAATCaccacaaaagaaaagcagaaggacaTTCCAGCACCTCCTCTATCTGGACAAAAAACTGCTTCAAAGTCAGAATTCTCATGAGCTGGCAGGAGCAAACCCAGTAGGTGTTGAGGAAACCTTGGGCGAACCAAGCTTTTTTGTAGCAATTCCACAGACGTCATCTAAAAATGAgaagcaagaggagaaaaaaaagtccagaTTCGTCCTTCCTAATACAAAACTCCATGTAGAACAAGGCCTGAGAACCTGGGCAGCACCCAGAGAGATCTCTTCTCTGGAAAACTTCTCTCCATCTCCTTTTTCCAGCAAGAGGGAGGTTGAACCTTCCTATAGAAGAGATGCCAAGAAATTTTGGGACCACttcatgttaaagaaaaattcagcaTCTGAAGAGGTTGTCCTGCCAATCAAGACCAATGAAATGCACCAAGAAAACTGCAGAACCCTGCCTTTTTCCCAG ggTGTTACTCATGAGAGCTGTGAGAAGGTGATGGTGCAGAATAAtctgtgctttggaaaatgtAGTTCCTTCCATGTTCCTGGTTCAGAAGATCATCTTTATATGTTTTGTTCTCATTGCTTGCCCAGCAAGTTCTCCATGAAGCGCCTGGATCTCAACTGCACTGGTTCTGTTCCAGTGGTCAAAGAAGTCATGATTGTGGAAGAGTGTAAATGTGAGACTCAGAAGATTAAAGGCCCTGCATTTGGATCTCTGCCGTCAGACTTGCATGCAAATGTACATCAGCACAATTAA